Within Conexibacter woesei DSM 14684, the genomic segment GGGGGGACGCTGCGGATCGTCTCGCTGCATCCCGGCGTGACGCTCGAACAGGTGAAGACGGCGACCGGCTTCGAGCTGGAGGTCGACGGCGCCGAGCCGGCGACCAGCCGCCTGCCGACCGGCGAGGAGCTGCGGCTGATCCGCGAGCTGATCGACCCGCGCGGGCTGCGCGAGCGCGAGGTCCCGAGCGCATGACCGAGGCGCCTGTGCCGCACCCGGCCCTGCGCACGCGCCTCTGCGAGCTGACGGGCGTCCGCGTGCCGATCGTGCAGACCGGCATGGGGTGGGTCTCCGACCACCGTCTCACCGCCGCGACCGCGAACGCCGGCGGGCTCGGGATCCTCGCGGGCGCGACGATGAGCACGGCCGAGCTGGCGGAGGCGATCGCGCGGACGCGGGCGCTGACGAGCGCGCCGTTCGGCGTCAACCTGCGCGCCGACCGCCCCGACGCCGCCGAGCAGGTCGACCTGCTGATCGAGGGGCGCGTCGCGGTCGCCTCGTTCGCGCTCGCGCCGAAGCCCGACCTGATCGCGCGCTGCAAGGCGGCCGGCCTCGTCGTGATCCCGTCGATCGGCGCGCTGCGCCACGCCGAGAAGGTCGCGGCGTGGGGCGCCGACGCCGTCATCGTGCAGGGGTCCGAGGGCGGCGGCCACACCGGCCCGGTGCCGACGAGCGTCCTCCTGCCGCAGGTCTGCGAGGCGGTCGAGATCCCCGTGATCGCGGCCGGCGGCTTCTGCGACGGGCGCGGGCTCGTCGCCGCGCTCGCCTACGGCGCCGCCGGCGTCGCGATGGGAACCCGCTTCCTGCTGACGCAGGAGAGCCCGGTCGCCGAGCAGGTCAAGCGCGCGTATCTCGAACGCGCCGTCACCGACACCGTCGTCACGACGGAGGTCGACGGCGTGCCGAACCGCGTGCTGCGCACCGGCGTCGTCGAGCGGATCGAGCAGACGAAGCCGCTCCGCCGCCTCACGCGCGCGGCCCGCAACGCGATCGCGTTCCAGAAGCTGTCCGGCACGTCGTGGCCGGACCTCGTGCGCGAGGCCGTCGCGACCAAGCGCGCGCGGGACCTCAGCTGGAGCCAGGTCGTGATGTCCGCCAACGCGCCGATGCTCTACCGCGCGGGCCTGCACGAGGGGCGCAGCGACGTCGGCGTGCTGGCGAGCGGGCAGGTTGTCGGGCGGATCGACGACCTGCCGACCTGCGCCGAGCTGATCGACCGCATCGTCGCCGAGGCCGGCGCGGTCCTCGACGGGCCGCTGCGCGGCGACCACGACGACCGCGGCGACCAAGACGACCGCGGCGACCAAGACGGCCGCGGCGACCAAGACGACCGCGGCTTCCGCCGCGGGTGAGTGCGGTGAGCGGGTTCGTGCAGGGGCGCGTCGCGATCGTGACCGGCGCGGGGCAGGGCCTCGGGCGCGCGCACGCGCATGCCTACGCGCAGCACGGCGCGCACGTCGTCGTCAACGACGTCGGCGATGGCGCCGAGCGCGTCGCGCGCGAGATCGCGGCCGCCGGCGGCTCGGCGCTCGCGCACGCGGCCGACGTCGCCGACTGGCGGGCGGCGGGCGGGCTCGTCGACGCCGCGCTCGCGCGCTTCGGCAGGTTGGACGTGCTCGTCAACAACGCCGGGATCGTGCGCGACCGCATGCTCGTCTCGATGAGCGAACAGGAGTGGGACGCGGTGCTGCGCGTCAACCTCAAGGGCCACTTCCTGCCGCTGCGCCATGCCGCCGCGCACTGGCGCGCGGTCGCGAAGGCGGGCGGCGAGCCGCGGGCGCGCGTGATCAACACGTCCTCCGGCGCCGGCCTGCTCGGCGCGGTCGGGCAGGGCAACTACGCCGCCGCGAAGGCCGGCGTCGCGGCGTTGACGCAGGTCGCCGCGGCCGAGCTGCGGCGCTACGGCGTCGCCGTCAACGCGATCGCTCCGAGCGCGCGCACGCCGATGACCGAGGCGGTCTTCGCCGAGCAGATGAGACGGCCGGCGGGCGCCTTCGACGCGATGGACCCGGCGAACGTCTCGGCCCTCGTCGTCTGGCTCGGCTCGGTCGAGGCGGGCGCCGTCAGCGGCCGCGTCTTCGAGGTCGAGGGCTCGAAGGTGAGCGTCGCCGACGGCTGGCGCTACACGCAGCCGGCCGACAAGGGCGCGCGCTGGGAGCCGGCAGAGCTGGGCGCCGTCGTCGCCGGCCTGCTCGCGCGGGCGCCCGCGCCGGCACCCGTCTACGGCGCCGCGTGAGCGACCGGCGCCGCCGGGACCGGAACCGCCAGCGCCTGGTGGAAGAGCGCGAAGCAGTCCTCGGCGAGGTCGTCGGTGCCGTAGGAGGCGGTGGGGCGGAACCACTCGACGGTGTGCCAGAGGCCGTCGCGGATGATCGGGTAGAGGACCCTCGGTCTGATGTCGCCGCGGAACGCCCCGGCTGAGACGCCGTCCTCGATCACGCTGAGCCAGGTGCGCC encodes:
- a CDS encoding NAD(P)H-dependent flavin oxidoreductase encodes the protein MTEAPVPHPALRTRLCELTGVRVPIVQTGMGWVSDHRLTAATANAGGLGILAGATMSTAELAEAIARTRALTSAPFGVNLRADRPDAAEQVDLLIEGRVAVASFALAPKPDLIARCKAAGLVVIPSIGALRHAEKVAAWGADAVIVQGSEGGGHTGPVPTSVLLPQVCEAVEIPVIAAGGFCDGRGLVAALAYGAAGVAMGTRFLLTQESPVAEQVKRAYLERAVTDTVVTTEVDGVPNRVLRTGVVERIEQTKPLRRLTRAARNAIAFQKLSGTSWPDLVREAVATKRARDLSWSQVVMSANAPMLYRAGLHEGRSDVGVLASGQVVGRIDDLPTCAELIDRIVAEAGAVLDGPLRGDHDDRGDQDDRGDQDGRGDQDDRGFRRG
- a CDS encoding SDR family oxidoreductase; its protein translation is MSGFVQGRVAIVTGAGQGLGRAHAHAYAQHGAHVVVNDVGDGAERVAREIAAAGGSALAHAADVADWRAAGGLVDAALARFGRLDVLVNNAGIVRDRMLVSMSEQEWDAVLRVNLKGHFLPLRHAAAHWRAVAKAGGEPRARVINTSSGAGLLGAVGQGNYAAAKAGVAALTQVAAAELRRYGVAVNAIAPSARTPMTEAVFAEQMRRPAGAFDAMDPANVSALVVWLGSVEAGAVSGRVFEVEGSKVSVADGWRYTQPADKGARWEPAELGAVVAGLLARAPAPAPVYGAA